From the genome of Triticum aestivum cultivar Chinese Spring chromosome 3B, IWGSC CS RefSeq v2.1, whole genome shotgun sequence, one region includes:
- the LOC123068793 gene encoding dihydrolipoyllysine-residue acetyltransferase component of acetoin cleaving system isoform X1, which translates to MGFGVVSLLNAVFRRAFTSAGLRPSSVAVDADTTLHFWAHPSLLSSPDAESKQRGRRPVVVLIHGFGPDPTWQWASQVGPLSKHFDLIVPTLLFFGASTTRAPGRSDAFQAAAIAKLLASDHLAAGDGRVVHVVGTSYGGLVAYHLARALQQGGGAWTVGKVAVCSSDLAKGPEDDRALAAKGGVADVTELMVPADTKALRRLMDICAHGPPKYLPECLARDLLRKCFAVQREGKIELIKGIASGHGFQITPLPQEVLIVWGEFDQIFPVAKAHKVKEKLGEKATVRIIPNTGHLPQQEDSKLFNQILLDFLLPPPSSSNGAVAAAK; encoded by the exons ATGGGGTTCGGCGTGGTGTCCCTGCTCAACGCGGTGTTCCGCCGGGCCTTCACCTCGGCCGGCCTCCGTCCCAGCTCCGTCGCCGTCGATGCCGACACCACGCTCCACTTCTGGGCGCacccctccctcctctcctcccccgacGCCGAGTCCAAGCAGCGggggcggcggccggtggtggtGCTGATCCACGGCTTCGGCCCGGACCCGACGTGGCAGTGGGCGTCGCAGGTGGGCCCGCTGTCCAAGCACTTCGACCTCATCGTGCCCACGCTGCTCTTCTTCGGCGCCTCCACCACGCGGGCCCCGGGCCGCTCCGACGCGTTCCAGGCCGCCGCCATCGCCAAGCTCCTCGCCAGCGACCACCTCGCCGCCGGGGATGGGCGGGTGGTGCACGTGGTGGGCACCAGCTACGGCGGGCTGGTGGCGTACCACCTGGCGCGGGCGCTGCAGCAGGGAGGCGGAGCGTGGACGGTGGGGAAGGTGGCGGTCTGCAGCTCGGACCTGGCCAAGGGCCCCGAGGACGACCGGGCGCTGGCGGCCAAGGGCGGCGTGGCGGACGTGACGGAGCTGATGGTGCCGGCGGACACCAAGGCGCTGCGGCGGCTGATGGACATCTGCGCGCACGGCCCGCCCAAGTACCTCCCCGAGTGCCTCGCCCGCGACCTCCTCCGG AAGTGCTTCGCTGTCCAGAGAGAGGGGAAGATCGAGCTGATCAAGGGGATCGCCTCCGGGCACGGCTTCCAGATCACTCCTCTCCCTCAG GAAGTGTTGATCGTGTGGGGCGAGTTCGACCAGATCTTCCCGGTGGCCAAGGCGCACAAGGTGAAGGAGAAGCTCGGGGAGAAGGCGACGGTGAGGATCATCCCCAACACGGGCCACCTGCCGCAGCAGGAGGACTCCAAGCTCTTCAACCAGATCCTCCTCGACTTCCTGCtgcctccgccttcctcctccaatggcgccgtcgccgccgccaagtAG
- the LOC123068793 gene encoding dihydrolipoyllysine-residue acetyltransferase component of acetoin cleaving system isoform X2, which yields MGFGVVSLLNAVFRRAFTSAGLRPSSVAVDADTTLHFWAHPSLLSSPDAESKQRGRRPVVVLIHGFGPDPTWQWASQVGPLSKHFDLIVPTLLFFGASTTRAPGRSDAFQAAAIAKLLASDHLAAGDGRVVHVVGTSYGGLVAYHLARALQQGGGAWTVGKVAVCSSDLAKGPEDDRALAAKGGVADVTELMVPADTKALRRLMDICAHGPPKYLPECLARDLLRCFAVQREGKIELIKGIASGHGFQITPLPQEVLIVWGEFDQIFPVAKAHKVKEKLGEKATVRIIPNTGHLPQQEDSKLFNQILLDFLLPPPSSSNGAVAAAK from the exons ATGGGGTTCGGCGTGGTGTCCCTGCTCAACGCGGTGTTCCGCCGGGCCTTCACCTCGGCCGGCCTCCGTCCCAGCTCCGTCGCCGTCGATGCCGACACCACGCTCCACTTCTGGGCGCacccctccctcctctcctcccccgacGCCGAGTCCAAGCAGCGggggcggcggccggtggtggtGCTGATCCACGGCTTCGGCCCGGACCCGACGTGGCAGTGGGCGTCGCAGGTGGGCCCGCTGTCCAAGCACTTCGACCTCATCGTGCCCACGCTGCTCTTCTTCGGCGCCTCCACCACGCGGGCCCCGGGCCGCTCCGACGCGTTCCAGGCCGCCGCCATCGCCAAGCTCCTCGCCAGCGACCACCTCGCCGCCGGGGATGGGCGGGTGGTGCACGTGGTGGGCACCAGCTACGGCGGGCTGGTGGCGTACCACCTGGCGCGGGCGCTGCAGCAGGGAGGCGGAGCGTGGACGGTGGGGAAGGTGGCGGTCTGCAGCTCGGACCTGGCCAAGGGCCCCGAGGACGACCGGGCGCTGGCGGCCAAGGGCGGCGTGGCGGACGTGACGGAGCTGATGGTGCCGGCGGACACCAAGGCGCTGCGGCGGCTGATGGACATCTGCGCGCACGGCCCGCCCAAGTACCTCCCCGAGTGCCTCGCCCGCGACCTCCTCCGG TGCTTCGCTGTCCAGAGAGAGGGGAAGATCGAGCTGATCAAGGGGATCGCCTCCGGGCACGGCTTCCAGATCACTCCTCTCCCTCAG GAAGTGTTGATCGTGTGGGGCGAGTTCGACCAGATCTTCCCGGTGGCCAAGGCGCACAAGGTGAAGGAGAAGCTCGGGGAGAAGGCGACGGTGAGGATCATCCCCAACACGGGCCACCTGCCGCAGCAGGAGGACTCCAAGCTCTTCAACCAGATCCTCCTCGACTTCCTGCtgcctccgccttcctcctccaatggcgccgtcgccgccgccaagtAG